A stretch of DNA from Paenibacillus segetis:
TCCAATGGCAGACAAAGAAGCCGCTTCAGCATAATAAAGGTTTAGCTCGAACAAGATATCTCTACTCGATTGTTTGTCCTTATATTGTCGCCAAACATCACGGATCAAATCAAGCGAAGCCCCATATTGTGATTTTGTGAACAACAAGGCATACATGATATATCTAGCCTTGGCTGCCTCAACATATAAACCAAAGTGATCGTAAATCTCCACAGCCTTATCTACTGCTTTCCCGCCGTTTGCGTTCACTGTATGGAAGCAAGCCTCGGAGTAAAACTCCATAAGACGTGCAACGTCCAGAATTAGAGGAAGTTTCGCGTCTAATAAAGGTTCAACTATTGATATCACTTCTACATATTCTTTTCGTTTGACGTGACCCTCTACTTCTCTAAGCAGCGACCCTATCTCCGCAGATCCATCCTCTTCTAACAATTGACTGACTTCTAGCCCCAATTGCTGAGCTAAGTATTGTAGACTCCCTATCGAAGGCTGAGCTTTGCCATTCTCAATTTGACTGAGCATACTCTTCGTTATATGTTCACCCGCTAACTGCGATTGTGTCATGCCCTTCGATAGACGCAGTTGTCTGATCTTTTCTCCA
This window harbors:
- a CDS encoding helix-turn-helix domain-containing protein, which translates into the protein MSTIGEKIRQLRLSKGMTQSQLAGEHITKSMLSQIENGKAQPSIGSLQYLAQQLGLEVSQLLEEDGSAEIGSLLREVEGHVKRKEYVEVISIVEPLLDAKLPLILDVARLMEFYSEACFHTVNANGGKAVDKAVEIYDHFGLYVEAAKARYIMYALLFTKSQYGASLDLIRDVWRQYKDKQSSRDILFELNLYYAEAASLSAIGYYEESMNALLAAISLSQEEKVYFLTDHFYRMLAGNSQIVDDEVSFQQYLSKARQFSQFTEDSLSLELIELAEVRGMNWKERYAEALDSIQRHSEFENGEHKGYWLLQKGIAYYGLGHYTKVLEVLSQVSMPASAHHPADKSSIHSAGAYIASIYAKQGEYDRARRLIAEVYAIMKTFPPSPYFSFVEETYRELCGG